In the Persephonella hydrogeniphila genome, one interval contains:
- the carB gene encoding carbamoyl-phosphate synthase large subunit, translating to MKKGKIVILGSGPNRIGQGVEFDYACVHCVWALKEEGYEAIMVNCNPETVSTDYDTSDKLFFEPIVYEDVVNIIESEKPDGVVVQFGGQTPLKLAVPLQNAGINILGTSPESIDIAEDRERFRELIINLGLKQPESGIARSKEEAILTAEKIGYPVLVRPSYVLGGRAMKLVYDTAELLQYIEEAVMVTEDKPLLIDRFLEDAVELDVDAVSDGENVLVGAVMEHIEEAGIHSGDSATCIPPYTLPEDIIVEVKRQTKELAKALNVYGLMNVQFAVKDGDIYVIEVNPRASRTVPFVSKAIGYPLAKIASKIIVGRKLREILPDVFQIKEPHPATDFKGRNFNHYSIKEVVFPWNRFPEVDPLLGPEMKSTGEVMGIDEDFGMAFYKAQAAAGSILPEEGNVFISVADRDKPNVVDIARKLVELGFTIFATEGTHRFLQEKGIPSVRVSKLSEERPNVVDRIRNGEINIIINTPSGKRERSDAYFIRRAAVEHKIPYFTTVRAAKAAVEAINSYKNKVFTVRAVQEIFK from the coding sequence ATGAAAAAAGGTAAGATTGTAATACTCGGAAGTGGACCCAACAGAATAGGTCAGGGAGTTGAGTTTGATTATGCCTGTGTTCATTGTGTCTGGGCTTTAAAGGAAGAAGGATATGAAGCAATAATGGTTAACTGTAATCCAGAAACAGTTTCTACAGATTACGACACCTCAGATAAGCTGTTTTTTGAACCTATAGTGTATGAAGATGTGGTTAATATAATAGAAAGCGAAAAGCCTGATGGTGTTGTAGTTCAGTTTGGAGGTCAGACTCCTTTAAAGCTTGCAGTTCCACTCCAGAATGCAGGGATAAACATACTTGGGACATCTCCTGAGAGCATTGATATAGCAGAGGATAGAGAGCGATTTAGAGAGCTGATTATAAATTTGGGATTAAAACAGCCTGAAAGTGGAATAGCCCGCTCCAAAGAAGAAGCAATCCTTACAGCAGAAAAGATAGGATATCCGGTTCTTGTTAGACCTTCCTATGTTTTAGGTGGTAGGGCAATGAAGCTTGTGTACGATACTGCAGAGCTTCTCCAGTATATAGAAGAAGCTGTTATGGTAACAGAAGACAAGCCTCTACTTATTGATAGATTTTTGGAAGATGCTGTTGAGCTTGATGTTGATGCTGTTAGTGATGGAGAAAATGTATTAGTTGGGGCTGTCATGGAGCATATAGAAGAAGCAGGTATACACTCTGGAGATAGTGCAACCTGTATTCCTCCGTATACACTTCCAGAAGATATTATAGTAGAGGTGAAAAGGCAGACAAAAGAGCTTGCAAAAGCTCTGAATGTTTATGGTCTTATGAATGTTCAGTTTGCTGTAAAAGACGGTGATATATATGTAATAGAGGTAAATCCAAGGGCTTCAAGAACAGTACCTTTCGTCAGCAAAGCTATAGGTTATCCCCTTGCAAAGATAGCTTCAAAAATAATTGTAGGGAGGAAATTAAGGGAAATACTACCTGATGTGTTTCAGATTAAAGAGCCACATCCTGCTACAGATTTTAAAGGGAGAAATTTCAATCATTACTCAATAAAAGAGGTTGTTTTCCCATGGAACAGATTTCCAGAGGTTGATCCACTTCTGGGTCCTGAGATGAAATCAACAGGTGAAGTTATGGGTATAGATGAGGATTTTGGTATGGCTTTTTATAAAGCACAGGCTGCGGCAGGCTCTATTCTTCCAGAAGAAGGAAATGTTTTTATATCTGTTGCAGACAGAGACAAGCCAAATGTTGTAGATATCGCCAGAAAGCTTGTAGAGCTTGGTTTTACTATATTTGCAACGGAAGGAACCCATAGATTTTTACAGGAGAAAGGAATTCCTTCAGTTAGAGTTAGCAAACTTTCAGAGGAAAGACCGAATGTTGTAGACAGGATAAGGAATGGAGAGATTAATATCATAATAAATACACCTTCTGGAAAAAGAGAGAGATCAGATGCTTACTTTATAAGGAGAGCTGCAGTTGAACATAAAATACCGTATTTTACTACTGTAAGAGCAGCGAAAGCTGCTGTTGAGGCTATAAATTCTTACAAAAATAAAGTTTTTACAGTAAGAGCAGTACAGGAGATATTCAAGTAA
- a CDS encoding thiamine phosphate synthase — protein sequence MERFLKKYYAITDRKQFKYDFEIQIKRMLDSGIRMFQLREKDLPSDEFFDLASKLGKLLSGYDASFFVNDRVDVAVLTGANGVHLPSKSIPIETVKHKFPFLIVGKSCHSVEEAVRAEKEGADYITFSPIFETPGKGKPKGLKALKEVVEAVSIPVYALGGITEEAIPEVLKIGVYGIAGIRLFIK from the coding sequence ATGGAGAGATTTCTCAAAAAGTACTATGCCATAACAGATAGAAAACAGTTTAAATATGATTTTGAAATCCAGATAAAAAGAATGCTTGATTCAGGTATCAGAATGTTCCAGCTGAGAGAAAAGGATCTTCCTTCAGATGAATTTTTTGATCTGGCGTCAAAATTAGGGAAACTCCTTTCCGGATATGATGCATCCTTTTTTGTTAATGATAGAGTGGATGTTGCTGTTCTAACAGGAGCCAATGGTGTTCACCTCCCATCAAAAAGTATTCCTATAGAGACTGTAAAACATAAGTTTCCTTTTCTTATTGTTGGTAAGTCCTGCCATTCAGTTGAAGAAGCTGTGAGGGCAGAAAAAGAGGGAGCAGATTATATAACATTCTCACCAATATTTGAAACTCCCGGAAAAGGCAAACCAAAAGGTTTAAAAGCTTTAAAAGAAGTTGTTGAGGCTGTCAGTATACCTGTTTATGCCCTTGGAGGAATAACAGAAGAAGCAATTCCTGAGGTTTTAAAAATAGGAGTTTATGGGATAGCAGGAATAAGACTTTTTATCAAGTAG
- a CDS encoding Trm112 family protein: MIPEDLLHILACPKCKGELLFFESFFVCESCKLKFEVKEDIPDFLLDDAKEISEDEIKKLKDEG, from the coding sequence ATGATTCCTGAAGATCTTTTACATATACTTGCATGTCCAAAATGTAAGGGAGAGCTGTTATTTTTTGAAAGCTTTTTTGTGTGCGAGAGTTGTAAGCTGAAGTTTGAGGTCAAGGAAGATATACCAGACTTTTTGCTTGATGATGCAAAAGAAATATCTGAAGATGAGATAAAAAAGTTGAAAGATGAAGGATAA
- a CDS encoding ABC transporter substrate-binding protein, with protein MKDNISAFFKALFLIIFLFIPFYLIAPSDTEKEKGKVVKVNPESFSVEIGKEGGVLKRALGGDAKTFNPVMAQETTSTAVIGVLFNGLTKTNLKTLLPEPDLAEKWERNKEGTVWRFYLRKDAKWFDGKPVTADDVVFTYNEIYYNPDIPSSVKDMLYIERKKFKVRKIDKYTVEFVIPKPFAPFLQAVGQPILPKHILKKYVDNKTFTSTWGINTPPEQLIGTGPYRLVEYVIGQYAVYERNPYYWEKDRIGQKIPYIPKIKAQIIGDPDVRLIKFLSGEIDYYGVRPSDLPEVLPKAKEKDFTVYNLGATPSTLFVVFNQNPKAPIPKYKLKWFRNKKFRQAISYATDRMGIINIAYNGLAYPIYTAVTPANRRLFDENYYPKYPFNLKKAKELLLEIGFKEGKDGFLYDSEGHKLQFTLITNSGNKERETIGNILKDDLKRIGIDVNFQSIDFNNLVSRLMSNYDWEAVIIGLTGSMDPYFGQNVWLSSGHLHMWYPNQKKPSTKWEAEIDRLFQKAAVELDPEKRDLLYKKAFKIIGEEQPMIFIAAPEELLAVKNKLKNVFPTVWGWYKSEYVYISE; from the coding sequence ATGAAGGATAACATCTCGGCTTTTTTCAAGGCTTTATTCCTGATAATTTTTCTATTTATACCCTTTTACTTAATAGCGCCGTCAGACACAGAAAAAGAAAAAGGAAAAGTAGTAAAGGTAAATCCTGAAAGTTTTTCTGTGGAAATAGGTAAAGAAGGTGGAGTTTTAAAAAGGGCTCTTGGAGGAGATGCAAAAACATTTAATCCGGTCATGGCACAGGAAACAACATCAACAGCTGTAATAGGCGTTTTATTCAACGGTTTAACAAAAACAAATCTGAAAACACTTCTTCCTGAACCTGACCTTGCTGAAAAATGGGAAAGGAACAAAGAAGGAACAGTATGGAGATTTTATCTCAGAAAGGATGCAAAATGGTTTGATGGAAAACCTGTGACTGCCGATGATGTTGTATTCACATACAATGAGATTTACTACAATCCTGATATACCTTCATCTGTCAAGGATATGCTGTACATAGAAAGAAAAAAATTCAAGGTAAGAAAGATTGACAAATACACTGTAGAATTTGTCATACCAAAACCTTTTGCTCCTTTTCTTCAGGCAGTAGGACAGCCTATCCTTCCTAAACATATACTAAAAAAATATGTAGACAACAAAACCTTTACATCTACATGGGGAATAAATACCCCCCCAGAGCAACTGATAGGAACAGGACCTTACAGACTGGTAGAGTATGTAATAGGTCAGTACGCTGTTTATGAGAGGAATCCCTACTACTGGGAAAAAGACAGAATCGGTCAGAAAATACCTTATATACCAAAAATAAAAGCCCAGATTATAGGAGATCCTGATGTAAGACTGATTAAGTTTCTGTCAGGGGAGATAGATTACTACGGTGTAAGGCCTTCTGACCTTCCAGAAGTTCTGCCGAAAGCAAAAGAAAAAGACTTTACAGTCTATAATCTTGGGGCAACTCCATCAACTCTTTTCGTTGTTTTTAACCAGAACCCTAAAGCACCAATACCAAAATATAAACTAAAGTGGTTCAGAAATAAAAAATTCAGGCAAGCTATTTCTTATGCAACAGACAGAATGGGAATCATTAATATAGCCTATAACGGTCTTGCTTATCCTATATACACTGCTGTAACTCCGGCAAACAGAAGGCTTTTTGACGAAAATTACTATCCCAAATACCCTTTTAATCTGAAAAAAGCAAAAGAACTTCTATTGGAAATTGGCTTTAAGGAAGGAAAAGATGGTTTTCTTTACGACTCTGAAGGACATAAACTCCAGTTTACCCTTATAACGAACTCTGGAAACAAAGAAAGGGAAACGATAGGCAATATACTAAAAGATGATCTAAAAAGAATAGGAATAGATGTAAATTTCCAATCTATAGACTTTAATAATCTTGTTTCCCGGTTAATGTCTAATTACGACTGGGAGGCTGTGATAATAGGTCTGACAGGAAGTATGGATCCGTATTTTGGACAGAATGTATGGCTATCTTCAGGTCATTTACATATGTGGTACCCAAACCAGAAGAAACCTTCAACAAAATGGGAAGCTGAAATCGACAGACTTTTTCAGAAAGCTGCTGTTGAGTTAGACCCAGAAAAAAGGGACTTGCTGTATAAAAAAGCGTTTAAGATAATAGGAGAGGAGCAGCCTATGATTTTTATAGCTGCTCCTGAAGAGCTTCTTGCCGTTAAAAACAAACTGAAAAATGTGTTCCCAACAGTCTGGGGATGGTACAAAAGTGAGTATGTGTACATTTCTGAGTAA
- a CDS encoding c-type cytochrome: MKKFLAGLLGTALIFSFSNAVPKNQKEIEKQILKIAKKYGCLTCHDIDKPKNSIPYRIIAKEYQGQPDAVKKLVQSIKGASFAKWQKIGPEKYGVKPMAIYMPRQRSIPVEEAEKIVKLILSLDTSKVKVKK; this comes from the coding sequence ATGAAAAAGTTTTTGGCAGGGCTTTTGGGAACAGCTTTAATCTTTAGTTTTTCAAATGCAGTTCCAAAAAACCAGAAGGAGATTGAGAAACAGATTCTGAAAATTGCTAAGAAATACGGCTGTCTTACGTGTCATGATATTGATAAGCCGAAAAACTCTATACCTTACAGGATAATAGCAAAAGAGTATCAGGGACAGCCTGATGCTGTGAAAAAGCTTGTTCAGAGTATAAAGGGTGCAAGTTTTGCAAAATGGCAGAAAATAGGTCCAGAAAAATATGGAGTTAAACCTATGGCTATTTATATGCCAAGACAGAGGTCAATTCCTGTTGAAGAAGCAGAAAAGATTGTTAAGTTAATTCTTTCTCTTGATACAAGTAAAGTAAAAGTGAAAAAATGA